One genomic segment of Ipomoea triloba cultivar NCNSP0323 chromosome 9, ASM357664v1 includes these proteins:
- the LOC116030224 gene encoding protein BPS1, chloroplastic-like has protein sequence MNSPRNPFRKIFPKGSHLSSRLLSLLNTFEESVAEKLKSLRPLDGEDVLSLSWMQRAIAALSVIHSNIKALLTALELPVSDWDEKWIDVYLDNSVRLLDVCTALSSEISRLNQGNLFIRCTLHNVDGGAKKFVGARSSLDGWKQHLNGNNLRLEKCFGVLDSLTESLNLPKIKNSAKGKVLMRALYGVRAVTVSLCSIFVVAFSGSVKKLKDLEIPEDCIWAKAFLDLQAFINKEIRDKYSCGGFKTLKELEGVDISVEKLYPMVKDGVVPTELGALQDARSDLSKKADQLSEGLDLLSKEVDAFFQILLSGRNALLSNLRIGSKITNQMPASSNLKGQIVR, from the coding sequence atgaattctCCAAGAAACCCCTTCCGGAAGATATTTCCTAAGGGCTCACACCTGTCTTCAAGGCTTCTTTCTCTATTGAATACTTTTGAGGAGTCGGTGGCAGAGAAACTCAAGAGTCTGAGGCCTTTGGATGGGGAAGATGTGCTCAGCTTATCGTGGATGCAGCGTGCCATTGCTGCACTTTCCGTTATTCATTCCAACATCAAAGCGCTTCTTACTGCACTTGAACTTCCCGTAAGTGATTGGGATGAGAAGTGGATTGATGTGTACTTAGACAACAGTGTGAGGTTGCTAGATGTTTGTACCGCTCTCAGCTCTGAGATCTCGAGGCTCAACCAGGGAAATCTTTTTATTCGCTGCACGTTGCACAACGTGGATGGTGGAGCAAAGAAGTTCGTTGGAGCACGCTCATCGTTGGATGGATGGAAGCAGCATCTTAATGGAAACAACCTAAGACTGGAGAAGTGCTTTGGGGTTCTGGATAGTCTCACCGAAAGTTTGAACTTACCTAAGATAAAGAACTCTGCAAAAGGGAAAGTGTTGATGCGGGCTTTGTATGGAGTTCGGGCAGTAACTGTTTCCCTCTGCAGTATATTTGTTGTTGCTTTCTCAGGTTCTGTGAAAAAGCTGAAGGATTTAGAGATTCCCGAGGATTGCATCTGGGCAAAAGCTTTTCTTGATCTTCAGGCTTTTATCAACAAGGAGATCAGGGACAAATATTCCTGTGGAGGGTTCAAAACCCTGAAGGAGCTAGAAGGCGTCGATATAAGTGTGGAGAAGTTGTACCCCATGGTTAAGGATGGGGTAGTCCCTACTGAACTTGGAGCGCTACAAGATGCAAGATCAGATTTGTCGAAGAAGGCAGATCAACTTTCAGAAGGACTCGATCTGTTATCGAAGGAGGTCGATGCATTCTTCCAAATTCTCCTATCAGGACGCAACGCTTTGCTTTCTAACCTTAGAATTGGTAGTAAAATCACTAACCAAATGCCGGCCAGTAGCAATTTGAAGGGACAAATTGTGAGGTGA
- the LOC116028809 gene encoding probable polygalacturonase, giving the protein MESLNTIPFLSSQKLKTLWLLAVVVGVIGVAEGRNGRNWYESQYNGREYSAISCRAHSASITDFGGVGDGKTLNTRAFREAVNHLSQYAAHGGAELFVPAGKWLTGSFNLTSHFTLFLHKDAVLLASQDINTWPVVQPLPSYGHGRDTSGGRYISLIFGSNLVDVVITGNNGTIDGQGALWWQQFHSKKLKYTRPYLIEIMHSDQIQISNLTLVNSPTWNVHPVYSSNIIIQGLTILAPVKSPNTDGINPDSCTNVRLEDNYIVSGDDCVAVKSGWDEYGIKYGMPTRQLIIRRLTCISPYSAAIALGSEMSGGIEDVRASDITAVNTESGVRIKTAVGRGGYVKGIYVKGMRAHAMKWVFRISGDYGSHPDNNFDPKAIPAVTGINFRDVVADNVMMAGRMEGISGHPFTGICMSNVTIGMAKNGKKSAWDCADIQGVVSGVVPPPCELLHSQGPVKTGMCDLPAGNLEIDNMEMDFQKCYNGLHY; this is encoded by the exons ATGGAGTCTTTGAATACAATCCCATTCTTAAGCTCTCAA AAATTGAAGACACTTTGGTTGCTGGCAGTGGTTGTAGGAGTGATAGGAGTAGCTGAGGGTAGGAATGGAAGAAATTGGTACGAGTCCCAATATAATGGGAGGGAGTACTCAGCTATAAGCTGCAGGGCACACAGTGCATCCATAACAGATTTTGGAGGGGTAGGGGATGGGAAGACACTAAACACAAGGGCATTTCGGGAAGCGGTGAATCATCTGAGCCAGTATGCTGCACATGGTGGAGCTGAGCTCTTTGTTCCTGCTGGGAAATGGTTGACTGGAAGCTTCAATCTCACAAGTCACTTCACTCTCTTCCTTCACAAAGATGCAGTCCTCCTGGCTTCTCAGGACATAAACACCTGGCCAGTGGTTCAGCCCTTGCCATCTTATGGTCATGGAAGAGACACTTCTGGTGGAAGATACATCAGTCTCATTTTTGGATCAAACCTTGTAGATGTTGTTATTACAG GTAACAATGGCACCATTGATGGTCAAGGTGCACTTTGGTGGCAGCAGTTTCACAGTAAAAAGCTAAAATACACAAGGCCTTACCTGATTGAGATCATGCATTCTGATCAAATTCAGATCTCCAATTTAACCCTTGTCAATTCACCAACTTGGAATGTCCATCCTGTGTACAgcag taatatcatcatacAAGGCCTCACAATCTTAGCTCCAGTCAAGTCACCAAATACTGATGGAATCAACCCAG ATTCTTGCACAAACGTAAGACTCGAGGACAACTACATAGTGTCGGGAGATGATTGTGTGGCAGTTAAAAGCGGTTGGGATGAATACGGTATAAAGTACGGCATGCCCACCAGACAGTTGATCATCAGACGCCTCACCTGCATCTCCCCCTACAGCGCCGCAATAGCACTGGGAAGTGAAATGTCCGGTGGGATTGAAGACGTCAGAGCCTCCGACATCACCGCCGTCAACACGGAGTCAGGCGTGAGGATCAAGACCGCCGTCGGCCGCGGCGGCTACGTCAAGGGTATATACGTCAAGGGAATGAGAGCGCACGCCATGAAATGGGTGTTTCGGATCAGTGGGGATTACGGCTCCCACCCCGACAACAATTTTGACCCGAAAGCTATTCCGGCGGTGACGGGGATCAACTTCCGGGATGTGGTGGCGGATAATGTGATGATGGCGGGCAGGATGGAGGGAATCTCCGGCCACCCCTTCACCGGAATCTGCATGTCTAACGTGACCATTGGGATGGCGAAGAACGGCAAGAAGTCGGCGTGGGATTGTGCTGATATTCAAGGAGTGGTCAGTGGGGTGGTTCCTCCGCCATGCGAGTTGTTGCATAGTCAGGGCCCAGTCAAGACTGGAATGTGCGATTTGCCTGCGGGAAATCTGGAAATTGACAACATGGAGATGGACTTTCAGAAATGTTATAATGGACTCCACTACTGA
- the LOC116029660 gene encoding uncharacterized protein LOC116029660, which yields MNKGKGIGTSKQFRWTKPMEGVFLQILAEEANNPNNPTNNFRSSSFNRVASTISEQFNVACESKHVENHLKTVKNTWMMICKLKILSGVGWEDSLKMITCDSATYMELISATPKYETILNRKFEYYDEMSIVVGRDCAVGRFAKSFADIELESTNEVDDITPENLHDQNDEETRGKISVSTATSSQKSGRKRKSLDLKVDEMAKQLGNIASAIKSLSTSGIDESELYQQVMTIGADFHEDDLCKAFEFLMTNEVQARIFKVKSSSLKRKWIESFISSLS from the exons ATGAATAAAGGCAAGGGAATTGGCACTTCTAAGCAATTTAGGTGGACAAAGCCAATGGAGGGTGTATTTCTACAGATATTAGCTGAAGAGGCTAACAATCCCAACAATCCAactaacaattttagatcttcCTCATTCAACCGTGTTGCTTCTACTATTTCTGAACAATTCAATGTTGCATGTGAATCCAAACATGTAGAGAATCATTTGAAAACAGTGAAGAACACGTGGATGATGATTTGCAAACTGAAAATTTTGAGTGGAGTTGGTTGGGAGGATTCGTTGAAAATGATTACATGCGATTCAGCAACTTATATGGAGCTTATCTCG GCAACTCCCAAGTATGAAACTATATTGAACAGAAAATTTGAGTATTATGATGAAATGTCTATTGTTGTTGGGAGAGATTGTGCCGTAGGAAGGTTTGCAAAATCTTTTGCAGATATTGAGCTAGAAAGTACCAATGAAGTGGATGACATAACTCCTGAAAACTTGCATGACCAAAATGATGAAGAAACTAGGGGGAAAATATCTGTATCAACTGCTACTTCGTCTCAAAAATCAGGGCGTAAGAGAAAGTCACTTGACTTGAAAGTTGATGAAATGGCAAAGCAACTTGGTAACATTGCATCAGCCATTAAATCATTGAGCACCAGTGGCATTGATGAAAGTGAATTGTATCAACAAGTGATGACAATAGGCGCCGACTTTCACGAGGATGACTTGTGCAAAGCATTTGAATTTCTAATGACAAACGAAGTTCAAGCTAGAATTTTCAAGGTGAAGAGTTCAAGCTTGAAGAGAAAGTGGATTGAGAGCTTTATTTCatctttgagttag